In Bubalus bubalis isolate 160015118507 breed Murrah chromosome 3, NDDB_SH_1, whole genome shotgun sequence, a genomic segment contains:
- the TMEM106A gene encoding transmembrane protein 106A isoform X3, with the protein MGETFSQLASQEDENKLILPPDPAFGSKAASYSSTGNSKPFCSCVPCERAASAGFVTCPTCQGSGEIPRELEKQLVALIPYGDQRLKPRHTKLSVFLAVSICLVTSSLIVFFLFPRTIAVQPVGLNSSTVATDVANVYLNITSILNISNNNYCPITVTQLTVEVLHLSFVVGQVSHSLLLHIGPLASEQMFYAVTNTIRDENTYKICTWLEIKVHHVLLHIQKKSFYSWLSSSARVDQEGLAFEVEVLLGGKKDFSIFIWPSADLSLSSSLSPPSPPPVLSQENARTSMVVQ; encoded by the exons ATGGGTGAGACATTCTCCCAGCTGGCCTCTCAGGAGGATGAGAACAAATTAATCCTGCCCCCCGACCCAGCCTTTGGCAGCAAGGCTGCCAGCTACTCCAGCACGGGCAACAGCAAGCCTTTCTGTTCCTGTGTGCCTTGTGAAAGGGCTGCTAGTGCTGGCTTTGTAACTTgtcccacctgccagggcagtgGGGAGATTCCTCGAG AGCTAGAGAAGCAGCTGGTGGCCCTTATCCCCTATGGGGACCAGAGGCTGAAGCCCAGGCACAC GAAACTCTCCGTGTTCCTGGCAGTGTCCATCTGCCTGGTGACCTCCTCCCTCATCGTCTTTTTCCTGTTTCCCCGGACAATCGCCGTGCAGCCTGTGGGCCTCAACTCCTCCACAGTGGCCACTGATGTGGCCAATGTCTACCTCAACATAACG AGTATCTTGAATATCTCCAATAACAATTACTGCCCTATCACTGTGACCCAGCTGACCGTCGAGGTTCTGCACCTGTCCTTCGTGGTGGGACAGGTCTCCCACAGCCTCCTTCTCCACATCGGCCCTTTGGCCAGTGAACAG ATGTTTTATGCAGTGACCAATACAATACGGGATGAAAACACATA caAAATCTGTACCTGGCTGGAAATCAAAGTCCACCACGTGCTTTTGCACATCCA GAAGAAATCATTTTATTCCTGGCTCAGCTCCTCTGCCAGAGTGGATCAGGAGGGACTGGCTTTTGAAGTGGAGGTGTTGCTGGGTGGTAAGAAG GATTTCAGCATCTTCATCTGGCCCTCTGCTGACctatccctctcctcctcccttagTCCTCCATCTCCTCCCCCTGTTCTGAGTCAAGAAAATGcaaggacttccatggtggtccaatga
- the TMEM106A gene encoding transmembrane protein 106A isoform X1, producing the protein MGETFSQLASQEDENKLILPPDPAFGSKAASYSSTGNSKPFCSCVPCERAASAGFVTCPTCQGSGEIPRELEKQLVALIPYGDQRLKPRHTKLSVFLAVSICLVTSSLIVFFLFPRTIAVQPVGLNSSTVATDVANVYLNITSILNISNNNYCPITVTQLTVEVLHLSFVVGQVSHSLLLHIGPLASEQMFYAVTNTIRDENTYKICTWLEIKVHHVLLHIQKKSFYSWLSSSARVDQEGLAFEVEVLLGVPGKKPPQVESSSHPIQSPPCQRHCRKQDKGIPRRRWLQGLCSLELKAEPGA; encoded by the exons ATGGGTGAGACATTCTCCCAGCTGGCCTCTCAGGAGGATGAGAACAAATTAATCCTGCCCCCCGACCCAGCCTTTGGCAGCAAGGCTGCCAGCTACTCCAGCACGGGCAACAGCAAGCCTTTCTGTTCCTGTGTGCCTTGTGAAAGGGCTGCTAGTGCTGGCTTTGTAACTTgtcccacctgccagggcagtgGGGAGATTCCTCGAG AGCTAGAGAAGCAGCTGGTGGCCCTTATCCCCTATGGGGACCAGAGGCTGAAGCCCAGGCACAC GAAACTCTCCGTGTTCCTGGCAGTGTCCATCTGCCTGGTGACCTCCTCCCTCATCGTCTTTTTCCTGTTTCCCCGGACAATCGCCGTGCAGCCTGTGGGCCTCAACTCCTCCACAGTGGCCACTGATGTGGCCAATGTCTACCTCAACATAACG AGTATCTTGAATATCTCCAATAACAATTACTGCCCTATCACTGTGACCCAGCTGACCGTCGAGGTTCTGCACCTGTCCTTCGTGGTGGGACAGGTCTCCCACAGCCTCCTTCTCCACATCGGCCCTTTGGCCAGTGAACAG ATGTTTTATGCAGTGACCAATACAATACGGGATGAAAACACATA caAAATCTGTACCTGGCTGGAAATCAAAGTCCACCACGTGCTTTTGCACATCCA GAAGAAATCATTTTATTCCTGGCTCAGCTCCTCTGCCAGAGTGGATCAGGAGGGACTGGCTTTTGAAGTGGAGGTGTTGCTGGGTG TTCCTGGCAAGAAGCCCCCACAAGTGGaatcctcctcccaccccatccagtCACCACCTTGCCAGAGACACTGCAGGAAGCAAGACAAGGGAATCCCGAGGCGGAGGTGGCTGCAGGGTCTCTGCTCCCTGGAGTTGAAGGCTGAGCCTGGAGCCTGA
- the TMEM106A gene encoding transmembrane protein 106A isoform X2: protein MGETFSQLASQEDENKLILPPDPAFGSKAASYSSTGNSKPFCSCVPCERAASAGFVTCPTCQGSGEIPRELEKQLVALIPYGDQRLKPRHTKLSVFLAVSICLVTSSLIVFFLFPRTIAVQPVGLNSSTVATDVANVYLNITSILNISNNNYCPITVTQLTVEVLHLSFVVGQVSHSLLLHIGPLASEQMFYAVTNTIRDENTYKICTWLEIKVHHVLLHIQKKSFYSWLSSSARVDQEGLAFEVEVLLGGKKFLARSPHKWNPPPTPSSHHLARDTAGSKTRESRGGGGCRVSAPWS from the exons ATGGGTGAGACATTCTCCCAGCTGGCCTCTCAGGAGGATGAGAACAAATTAATCCTGCCCCCCGACCCAGCCTTTGGCAGCAAGGCTGCCAGCTACTCCAGCACGGGCAACAGCAAGCCTTTCTGTTCCTGTGTGCCTTGTGAAAGGGCTGCTAGTGCTGGCTTTGTAACTTgtcccacctgccagggcagtgGGGAGATTCCTCGAG AGCTAGAGAAGCAGCTGGTGGCCCTTATCCCCTATGGGGACCAGAGGCTGAAGCCCAGGCACAC GAAACTCTCCGTGTTCCTGGCAGTGTCCATCTGCCTGGTGACCTCCTCCCTCATCGTCTTTTTCCTGTTTCCCCGGACAATCGCCGTGCAGCCTGTGGGCCTCAACTCCTCCACAGTGGCCACTGATGTGGCCAATGTCTACCTCAACATAACG AGTATCTTGAATATCTCCAATAACAATTACTGCCCTATCACTGTGACCCAGCTGACCGTCGAGGTTCTGCACCTGTCCTTCGTGGTGGGACAGGTCTCCCACAGCCTCCTTCTCCACATCGGCCCTTTGGCCAGTGAACAG ATGTTTTATGCAGTGACCAATACAATACGGGATGAAAACACATA caAAATCTGTACCTGGCTGGAAATCAAAGTCCACCACGTGCTTTTGCACATCCA GAAGAAATCATTTTATTCCTGGCTCAGCTCCTCTGCCAGAGTGGATCAGGAGGGACTGGCTTTTGAAGTGGAGGTGTTGCTGGGTGGTAAGAAG TTCCTGGCAAGAAGCCCCCACAAGTGGaatcctcctcccaccccatccagtCACCACCTTGCCAGAGACACTGCAGGAAGCAAGACAAGGGAATCCCGAGGCGGAGGTGGCTGCAGGGTCTCTGCTCCCTGGAGTTGA
- the CCDC200 gene encoding coiled-coil domain-containing protein 200: MPQLPQVPQQPPQPPQPKQPNAQECLTQCTSQYILQDSQRPGPHKDTYQREVTNPHRPGGKKSSPDMQTKYSRFTSTNYIQQW; encoded by the exons ATGCCACAGCTGCCGCAGGTGCCCCAGCAGCCACCACAGCCGCCTCAGCCAAAGCAGCCAAACGCCCAAGAATGTCTTACTCAGTGCACCTCCCAGTACATCCTCCAGGATTCCCAGAGGCCAGGTCCCCACAAGGACACATACCAAAGAGAGGTGACCAACCCTCATCGTCCTG GTGGCAAGAAATCTAGCCCAGATATGCAAACCAAGTACTCACGATTCACG TCAACGAATTACATCCAGCAATGGTGA
- the TMEM106A gene encoding transmembrane protein 106A isoform X4 — protein sequence MGETFSQLASQEDENKLILPPDPAFGSKAASYSSTGNSKPFCSCVPCERAASAGFVTCPTCQGSGEIPRELEKQLVALIPYGDQRLKPRHTKLSVFLAVSICLVTSSLIVFFLFPRTIAVQPVGLNSSTVATDVANVYLNITSILNISNNNYCPITVTQLTVEVLHLSFVVGQVSHSLLLHIGPLASEQMFYAVTNTIRDENTYKICTWLEIKVHHVLLHIQGTLTYSYLSRSEQLVFQSYEYVECRGNTSVPHLLVSHPP from the exons ATGGGTGAGACATTCTCCCAGCTGGCCTCTCAGGAGGATGAGAACAAATTAATCCTGCCCCCCGACCCAGCCTTTGGCAGCAAGGCTGCCAGCTACTCCAGCACGGGCAACAGCAAGCCTTTCTGTTCCTGTGTGCCTTGTGAAAGGGCTGCTAGTGCTGGCTTTGTAACTTgtcccacctgccagggcagtgGGGAGATTCCTCGAG AGCTAGAGAAGCAGCTGGTGGCCCTTATCCCCTATGGGGACCAGAGGCTGAAGCCCAGGCACAC GAAACTCTCCGTGTTCCTGGCAGTGTCCATCTGCCTGGTGACCTCCTCCCTCATCGTCTTTTTCCTGTTTCCCCGGACAATCGCCGTGCAGCCTGTGGGCCTCAACTCCTCCACAGTGGCCACTGATGTGGCCAATGTCTACCTCAACATAACG AGTATCTTGAATATCTCCAATAACAATTACTGCCCTATCACTGTGACCCAGCTGACCGTCGAGGTTCTGCACCTGTCCTTCGTGGTGGGACAGGTCTCCCACAGCCTCCTTCTCCACATCGGCCCTTTGGCCAGTGAACAG ATGTTTTATGCAGTGACCAATACAATACGGGATGAAAACACATA caAAATCTGTACCTGGCTGGAAATCAAAGTCCACCACGTGCTTTTGCACATCCA GGGCACCCTGACCTATTCCTACCTGAGCCGTTCCGAGCAGCTGGTCTTCCAGAGCTATGAATATGTGGAATGCCGGGGAAACACGTCTGTGCCCCACTTGCTGGTCTCTCACCCGCCGTGA
- the TMEM106A gene encoding transmembrane protein 106A isoform X5, translated as MGETFSQLASQEDENKLILPPDPAFGSKAASYSSTGNSKPFCSCVPCERAASAGFVTCPTCQGSGEIPRELEKQLVALIPYGDQRLKPRHTKLSVFLAVSICLVTSSLIVFFLFPRTIAVQPVGLNSSTVATDVANVYLNITSILNISNNNYCPITVTQLTVEVLHLSFVVGQVSHSLLLHIGPLASEQMFYAVTNTIRDENTYKICTWLEIKVHHVLLHIHGRSSPSSRVHFASELLM; from the exons ATGGGTGAGACATTCTCCCAGCTGGCCTCTCAGGAGGATGAGAACAAATTAATCCTGCCCCCCGACCCAGCCTTTGGCAGCAAGGCTGCCAGCTACTCCAGCACGGGCAACAGCAAGCCTTTCTGTTCCTGTGTGCCTTGTGAAAGGGCTGCTAGTGCTGGCTTTGTAACTTgtcccacctgccagggcagtgGGGAGATTCCTCGAG AGCTAGAGAAGCAGCTGGTGGCCCTTATCCCCTATGGGGACCAGAGGCTGAAGCCCAGGCACAC GAAACTCTCCGTGTTCCTGGCAGTGTCCATCTGCCTGGTGACCTCCTCCCTCATCGTCTTTTTCCTGTTTCCCCGGACAATCGCCGTGCAGCCTGTGGGCCTCAACTCCTCCACAGTGGCCACTGATGTGGCCAATGTCTACCTCAACATAACG AGTATCTTGAATATCTCCAATAACAATTACTGCCCTATCACTGTGACCCAGCTGACCGTCGAGGTTCTGCACCTGTCCTTCGTGGTGGGACAGGTCTCCCACAGCCTCCTTCTCCACATCGGCCCTTTGGCCAGTGAACAG ATGTTTTATGCAGTGACCAATACAATACGGGATGAAAACACATA caAAATCTGTACCTGGCTGGAAATCAAAGTCCACCACGTGCTTTTGCACATCCA TGGCAGGTCCAGCCCTTCCTCTAGGGTCCACTTTGCTTCTGAGCTGTTGATGTGA